tgaaatttaaaggcataaaaagtaaataataatgatacaagattaatgatgtcacataatagtattaataatattaaaataattaatttaataaaaaactaaaataacaaatagaggattaaatagcatcaataatcaaaaccaatgaatttaaaacaaagagtataaaaaaaacaaggcaaaataaaatgtaaacaaatttgaaaataatgaatttgaaaataaataataagggaaaaagagatttgaaatcaacaatatacaaatcaataaataaattatacacaaatcaacaaaataagaacaagtcacagaaaataagaacgcaagagagagagagatttgagtgaatacttttaagaattattattattcccCACTCCCctcctttacaatgaagggagatgcctttatttatagttgagcctcccaaatccaacggtatagatcaattacatcaacggctaagattaaagggtatctacaaattaaatatctaagattacaaaatcatatcttctaagattgcatatcatatctaagattgtatattcttgaagattatgtttccataagcttgtagatggacctataaatatgtcatttataatataaaaatattgtaaaaaaaacgACTAAGCTCCCAAGCTCAACGATTGTTGagcatcaatttttttatataatgcctAGAATGATCTATAATTCCTCTTCAACCCTTTAGTcctcaacttttgaaattataatttgtatattagcaattttagtcctcaacttttatattcttttatcaatttgaccctagttctatataaaaattataaaaaatcaaaattagttttaaaaaataaaattttgtataaaaattctagaaaataaaatctcaaaatattattttgaagaaaaatatatatgggaaataaagaaaatcattaTGCTATAAAATCTAATaacaagttaaaaataaaatcaaaccaaacaAAGTCGATCATTACATATTTCTTCAGTGTTTCttgaaactaaattaataacatCTTGAAGTCAAGTTTCAAGCCACTGAAGAACATTCAGAATTGATATCACAAAGACTTGTGAAATTGACTctaatatcattttttaaacaaaaaaaattataccacaaaattttatttttcaaactcaatttcaaatttcaatccatttaaattaagtttcaaaacccaaattatattttaaatttcatttaatgaaaaaaggaaataaaagaagcaattattatttttggaaggAGATGGAAAGGAGAAGGCATAGCAGGGGCGACCAGCAGTTGATATTTGGATGGATTGGTACAGCAAATATGGATGAAAGGGGAAAATTCGAGCAGCAATAAATTGGAGAATAGAATTTAATGTTGACTATAGTCAAACTACCCAAATTTAAATGGGACGGCTAGGGGaagaaataatataataaacacaCACACCACCATCCTTTTTCCCTTTCCTCTAAATTACTCCCCACTAATTTCTCGTATCAAATTTTACTCGAAAATTCTCCAACCTCGAAATTTTATGACGTTATACATAAAAAGGTCAATTTACGTAAATCATCACGCATTTTACTTCGACAACTTGACATTCCAACGCTAAAAATCCATGTCAATATTCAGCGACCCCAACAATATTTGGACATCGCCACTTCTTTCTTAACTCGAGCTTTATATCTACATCGTACCGAGAGGtgaaaatgaagcaatgccgcCATAATTTACCTACAATTTTAAGCTATAGTGATGAATATTTAATGCTGGCCAGACTTAATTTACCTACAATTATAAGCTGTAGTGATCAACATTTATTGCTTCCCACCACTGTACCTTAACACAGCATGAACTGTCCATCACAATTCTTTTATGCAATCATTTAATGTTCAGTTTTCGCCTCTTATGTCAATTACAACCATAAAATATGATGTACCACTGCCATTTTCTTACTAATATTTTGTACATATAACATCTTCTTTCCCCTccaattaaatattattttaattttttatttttttaactcttaATCTTACAGTATTTATTAAATCACGTATATTTACTTTGCAAATGTGGatgccacatcaacaattaattaaattttaaaattttaaaaatataaaaaaactttttaatattttttaatttaaaaaactaattaattactAACATGGAATGCACATGGACTGCcacataaaagaaattaacgtgatttgacaaataatacaacctcaaaaaagaaaaaaaattaaaataaattttgttataaagttaaaaacaaaCATGGTAAATAGTATTTCAATGGTCCCCTTTGGCTCTGTTTCCTCAGGAGCTGCCTTTCCAATCCGTCATTCAACAATGATAACAACATTAGATTTACACGTGATGGATTGGATTTGTGGGAATGTTATCcgtcatatatttatataaatatattgtggACTGGTTTGTTGAGTTCACATTAATTCTTTGGATGGCCTATCAACCAATTTACATGAATCTAATTGTTGAAAGAGGTATATTTAATATTACTATGttgcatatttcataacttcaatTATAGGTAGAGATAAAGTTGAGATGATCTATATTTTGAAGAGTGCATGGAAGAAAAAATCTTAATAATCTTAATAAtgtaaattcaaattcaaatgataATGAACTCGTTAAATAATAAAGAGGAGTAACCCAACAAATATGCACtagaacaattaaataaaattgcatacaatatttatttttcttgttattttattagtaataatagtatatcaacaattttttagactaacataataaattatgatggtttgattttaattttgttacttgtttaaaattattttatcataataataatttttatagtaactaatatttttaaaaaatataaattatgtaattatatataattacgacataaaaaattataatgtaattacACCTCGTCAACTAGATAAGTTCATTCAATTGAAACATAACCTTAATACTACGTATTATATTACATCTTATTGTAATGTCGGAAGATTTGGCATGTCTGGAAGGTTTAAGTTGAATTAATAGCTGTGGGATTAGCCTTAAATTACTAGTATTAGTCTTCtaagaaaaaatatatcataaaaatgACATTCGCTCAATGATAAGAAGAAgacattaaaattatatcaataatttataatttaaaaatattaaatatatttatgaataaattatgataaatataatattacaaattatacaTCATCTAACTTTAAGGTGTTTTTAAGtgtaaaattatgatttgatcGACAACTTAATAAATTTGTAGCTTCAAACCAGAAGAGGGGACGGAGGCAGAGGCAGGGGCAGGCATATTAATGGGTCACAACTGCTTTGCTCTCACAGGTAGGCATATTAATGCAACCCCCAACTACATCATCAAGTGTTTATGTTTCTATCTCATCTTCTATAAGTATCTCCATTGTCTAATCTCCTTTTTCTATCTACAACTTTTTGCATCTTTGAGAACTATATCCtctttctaaaaataaaacaaaatattaattaggaTATATGGCAGGTGATTCAGGGAAGAAGGACGAGATGTCAAAGGTGAAAATCATCAGCACAAGTCATGTGAAGCCTGGAAAGATGATAGGAAGAAAAGAATGTCAATTGGTTACTTTTGATCTCCCATATTTGGCATTCCATTATAACCAGAAGCTGTTGTTTTACAAGTGTGGGGAGTTTGAGGAGAAGGTGGAAAAACTCAAGGATGGGCTGAGAGTGGTTTTGGAGGAGTTTTATCAGCTAGCAGGCAAGCTTGGTAAAGATGAGGATGGGGTTTTCAGGGTGGAATACGACGACGATATGGACGGTGTCGAGGTGGTGGAAGCCACCGCCATGGAGATCGGCATCGAGGAACTGGCGGCTGAAGACGGCACTGCCTCTTTCAAGGACTTGATACCCTACAATGGTGTTCTGAACTTGGAGGGCCTTAACAGACCTCTCTTGTGTGTGCAGGTAATCACTTTCTTTAACTTGCTGTTTTTTGTccattaaattgatgaaattgcTAGGTTAAATCACAGAAAAACTATTAAGAGCTCACTATAGTAAGAGTAGAACTGCATTTTGTTCTCTCTACttaaaaagtgaataaattaattattatacattaaattatattttttaaataaaaaaattacaatttaaattctCATACAAAGACCTCGAATACTTTTACCGCTAAATCTCACTTATATATATCTCATTTCTATAGGGCAAGGATAGGTTCGTATTccattacatataaaatatgtgttgATATCATTTAGTGTCCATGCCAACCCACCTgcaattatttcattttgacaCAACAAAAGCTTCAACCCTCTCCACTCGCCTTTTTTCCTTCTCAAGTTCATGGGCTTGAGATCCAAAGCAGTGGTAGTCCACTTGATAAAATGGACccattagacaaaaaaaaatcaaaataatgacAAAATGTTTAAAAGAGAGACTAAcccattttataaaatatatcaatagaTTCATTATGATAATGATATTGTGGGATAGGTAACCAAGTTGAAAGACGGAGTGGCAATGGGGTGCGCATTCAACCACGCCATCCTTGATGGAACTTCCACTTGGCATTTCATGAGCTCATGGGCCCAAATCTGTAGCGGGTCCAACTCCGTCTCAGTCTCGCCGTTTCTCGAGAGGACCAAAGTCCGAAACACCCGCGTGAAGCTGGATCTCTCGCTCCCACCTAACCCTGTCAACGGTGACGCCAACCAAGGCCCCCAGCTGAGGGAGAAACTCTTCAGGTTTTCTGAAGCTGCCATCGACAAGATCAAGTCAAAAGTCAACTCTACCCCACCATCCGACTCCTCTAAACCATTCTCAACTTTCCAATCTCTAGCTTATCACGTTTGGCACCACGTAACCCTAGCACGTGAACTCAAACCTCAAGATTACACAGTTTTCACTCTCTTCGCTGATTGTCGTAAAAGGGTTGATCCACCCATGCCGGAAAGTTACTTCGGAAACCTAATTCATGCCATCTTCACCGTCACGGCAGCCGGGTTATTGTCGGCTAATCCACCGCAATTCGGTGCATCGTTGGTACAAAAAGCTATAGAAGCGCACAACGCGAAGGCCATCGAAGAACGAAACAAGGAGTGGGAAGCAGCACCGAAGATATTCGAGTACAAGGATGCTGGTGTGAACTGCGTGGCGGTGGGGAGCTCTCCCAGGTTCAAGGTATACGATGTGGATTTCGGGTGGGGAAAACCGGAAGGGGTGAGGAGCGGATCCAACAACAGGTTTGATGGGATGGTGTATTTGTATCAAGGGAAGAGTGGTGGACGGAGCATTGACGTGGAGATCGCCTTGGAAGCTGGAGCACTGGAGAAGCTGGAGAAAGATAAGGAGTTTGTGTTGGAAGTTTAGATCAATAATCAAGACCATTGTTATCATTTGTCTTGTCTTTCGTGATTTTGATCACAACAAATGTTATGTTTGTTAACATTTCTTACGCTATCCCCAGTTTGTTTCTCGAATCTACTAGCTTGTCTTTGGTTATGCTGTGCTGTCAATAACAACACGGAACTTACGTCTTATGTTGGTAATGCTGTCGTTTAGGACGATACAAACGTATCTCATGTTTGTTCGATGGAGAAATACCGAATTTTTGTTATACatttacaataatatatattaataaattggtaaaaagaaCTCCCTAGTCcctctcaatttcaatattaagcaaattggtcccttccaaaaaaataagagttatttaatccctatcaatttaaaaaatgagcaactaaggacaattaatcataatattaatattttctgtCAATTTACATaagtttaattggtataataatatatttagctcTCATAATTTGCATATTCTATCGGTTTGGtcatgatttaacaaatttagcttgtAATATTTGTGCAAACGTGTAAATATTGagactaaatttgttgaatttttagaataaataccaaattaacaaaatatataaacatcgagggctaaaattgttattataccaatcaaaattatgtaaaattgacAAAAGACATTAACACCATGTTTAATTGTCCTTAATTGCTCACTTCCAAaattaatagtaattaaattactcCGATTTTTTAGAGAGatcaatttactcaatttcaaaattaagaagAACCATAGAAGTTTTTaccttataaaaatttatgcaaaaactaaattaagctttgatttaaatcataaagggatattttaaaaatcataatctCTAAactatttgtgatttttagatttattatgaatttaaattgattttttataattaaaaaaacactcaaagtgatagtttttattttgcaaaaggAACGAAGTTTTTGGTCATTTACCAAGTGAATTGGTTTATAGTTGACTTGTCACACAAATTTAGccaaatacttaaaatataatactaaattATGGTACACCataataaaagtgaaaaaaattatgtaacaaaTTATAAAACGGCAAACTACATATCCGTTAATTTAATGTATTGTACactcattttagtcacccatgTAACACTTTCATACTTGACCCGATCATCGAGTTTGGGTACCGGAATGTTACATTCATTTTCGAAGCAACTTCAAAGAAATTCGGTTCAATTCCTTTATGATTTTGAGCTAACATGATCAATTGGTGTTTATAATGAAGTTTCAATTGATTTTCCAGGCTTTCATCGAGCTTTTGTTAGCTCTTCAATACTTTCGAGTCAAGTAGGggctaatttgcaaaatttttaaaactttaagggTGCGtcgttgtaacacccctaaccttaATTTGTCGCTGAAACAGGATTATGGAGCATTATCGGACCTTCCAACCAAGTACGAacttttcatatcatttaacataCATATTAGAAACTAATCATAATCACTCATATtatcccttatatgagccctcgaggcccagaatacacattagaaatgaatcgggactaaactgaACACTTAGAGAATTttcgtaaaattttaaaattcttcctagctgcaagggacacacgcccgtatggccAAACTGTGTGGTTCACATGGccaagagacacacccgtgtcctaggccgtaTGACCATTCGATGTGgagcacacggccgtgtcccatcCCGTGTCTATGCTCGTGTGACTCTCTGACTtggctcacatggccaagctacacgcccgtgtgctaggccgtgtgaaaatacctaggcattctgtttctcaattttaaagatgcaggggacacacgaccagaCCGCACGCCTATTTGCTAGGCCGTGTGATATAAATGCCCGTgcctctgcccgtgtggacgaaaataagccattttaaggccacatttctcacctaTTCTTGATTTCAACCTAAACACCTCAAATTTCATACTCATAGGCCATAACAAGACTTTCAATACAACCAATTCTTAGCTTTAAAAAtgtcatattatcacatatatccTAACATTCTAACTACCACATTAATCAATTCACACATTTGATTACTTATATCAACCATATTTTACCAACTCATTCACCAACATGCCTATAATTTATCCATCAATTAATCACACCCAAACATATATCTAGCATAATAAGACCACACATACATATTTAAGTTGTTTATGTGAACAAAACATcattcataacatttatacaAGCTAACTTTGATCAAATACAcaccaaccctatacatgccatataaaccatagTGTACGTTTCAAAGACTACCGGAATGAACTGGATAGTGTGGCTTGTTGTGCTGATTTGATCTCCCAACCTCACGATAatctacaaagacattaaacaacacaagtaagcttaatgaagcttagtaagttcgataggttaaacataaatcttaccgaacctactataacaaatcaattaagtAATCATTCAATGTACACTTCCTACCAATCACAACCCCAATTGATGAATACACTTATTTTAGATCAATTCCaacattaaaaaacaaatcttccaatttcaattatataaGTCACTTACCAAATCTTACCAAATTGGAAAACGACTTGCGGATAATAGTACATCGTTTTCAAAAGCCTGAGggttgaacagaagctcatgagagctaaatagaaacccataagggttgaacggaagctcgtaagagctgaacggaaacccataaaggttaaacagaagctcaatAGAGCTGAACgaaaactcatatgagttaaacagaagctcgtgagagctaaacggaaagtaaacacgaaagttcgcaacaaattctaaacctcggtttacttgggtaatttccTGTCATTTTCTTCCAATGCCGTCAATTCATCGATTGCTGAATGTACTTATATCCCGCGATCCACTCGTTTcgaacattcaatttaatttcatagctttaacgatatttcattttcaacaatagttataattaaatacataataccattcaataattaaatatatatacattaaagtttaaccatacgaacttacctgggttgaattgtaatatttgtagaAGTTCAAAGATTATTatgctaattttcctttttcacgagtatctacggctcttgatttaaaatataaaattactcattcattatcatatatttcagttctaattcacttcacaattaataccctcAATTTTTGAAGTTACACAATTATcccaacttttacaacttttgcaatttaatcccttaactaGTTAGTCCACTAAATGAACTAATCTTTCTCAAttgataatttatcaaaatattctAGGCCATCATACAGCCCTTACTAAATagaatttaataccaaaccctaatatttgaccttttcacaatttggtcctaaaatcaacATCTAACAAAATTACTATATAAAATCATCAtgcaacaaaattaaagctctaaatccatgaTATTTCATCAAATGCATCcattattcatcaatggtaattttcaaaattctcaataaaatcaaaaactaatgtaATAGCTAGTTGAACCTAAtagtaaaagtcttaaaaacacaaaaattacaagagaaaggcaagaattaaactcacatgaagctaaaatatgaaaactagCTTTTAGAGCTCTTCAATGGTGGTTTTGGACAGAAAATTGGAGAAgaaatgatctagaaactattAAAATCTCATTTggctattttaattttattttatttccaattttgcccttaaatcacataatttcattatttttttctgcttatgccgcctcagccaTCCCATGTGTGTCTATTTGCTTTTTTTTCCtcctttatttactatttaggctatttaatcactatttctttaattagcaacttttacacctttttcaatttaatcatttttaattaattaactatcaaaattttaaaattttctaacgaaacttcaaTACTACTTTAGTggcactccgtaaatatttataaaaatatttatagctcggtttatagaaacgaagtctcgatacctcattttctaaaccacttgacctattaaatccttataaaacataaattactaatgtaaaaatttttccaaattcacatttgactcgtaaatactaaataataaaatttacgagcttaatcgtcggatttggtggtctcgaaccactatttctgacaccactgaaaatcgggctgttacagtcGTGACTTCGGGAATCTCCATGTCGCGACGTGACTGCCTAACTTGTGCTTATTGCGACTTCGAGGCCTTCGACATCGTGACCTCGGTTTTTTTTCACCCTGATTTCCATTCTTCAATTTATCAACTAGGActtcattaattcattttataactcTTCTATTATTTCCCCTCTTATCTTCATTCCACATCctatatgtacatgtatttatataagAATCTTTGACCTTCAGTATGTCATGCTTATATataatagtcactaaattattaatatattgcTTTATAGTGTTTCGAATTAAGACCcactttttgtttttgaatctaGACTCAATGACCtttttaccattaaaatttcagaatttctactttgtgatagcccgaaatagggcctaatcggaatagtggtttcgtaaccacaaatttgaagtgaatagtttaattttataaatttttattaatttccgattgattgaaatattgtgtgaaaatatggataggaaattttaatgatttagtgcgtaattgaatttttaggactaaattgagaaaaatgcaaagtgtgtctaattagtgattaaatgacttaattgaattattgcatgaaattggaagtatttatgtggcaattagaccatagaTTAGTgatatggacacaaaagggtaattctagaaaaatatctaagtaatgggtcaatggcatttttgtccaaattgagaaaaagacaaaataaagtgaaaataagtGCCCATCCTCTTcaaaatcagacgtttgctgccaaaaaatttcatgtcaccatagctagggttcttgatttttctaagctcaattgtaagtgatttcttgccccgtttttaattattttcttatttttatgcttattgaagcttgaatttcatgtctctaccatttaatttaaatgaaattaaagtttaaaaattgacccattcatgatatgaTTGTAAAATGATTAGTGATgtttagataatgaatgtttgaagtgttaattacaagttttactagatgaatttcaatgaaaatgttgaaaaaggactaaattgtgaaagatggtaaagtgtgcatgaagttgtgattttgtgaaattgggggctgttatgagcatgaaatatgatttagtgaattttatttttacgagctttgggacaaaagtggaatttttgaaaagttatgggaaaaaatgtaagttcgtcaaaatattgtgtatgagttgtatttgaatggaatgttgataaaatgcattaaattgtgttaatatagatcaagaaagaagaaatagtggaagagatcgaggaaaagagaaggttatcgactaatttacaaaaatagtcattttgcatccgaggtaagttatgtgtaaataatagttatatttttataaattgtgaattatatttgatatgtgaattaatattgaatgtggaagaaaaattgttcatgaattattcaaatgataatgtgttgaaaataaagtgttaagtgtaaattcccggttgaacttagtaatagaagtggatacaagtgacatgtcactagagatcagtgttacagtgttacagtgttacagttgAGTCCTGGtgttgggtgatctagcatgtgttgcgacaCTGACGActttgtgtgagcaggcccgtggacatttccagtgttattgatcagtggtagcttcggctacatatcagtggtagcttcggctacatatcagtgtgacacttatgtgctaaatctctacgtatctgtgtatattccgagtgttcaacgggattaataatgagttaaagtgaatatgaaatgaagtgtgtatgcaggtacaattgaaagaattgagcatatgtgataaatgttaagtatgaaaatgtatatgcaagtgaattggtaagattgtgcatgtgtaagtgattgaaattgctaagaaatgttttgattagttat
The Gossypium raimondii isolate GPD5lz chromosome 8, ASM2569854v1, whole genome shotgun sequence DNA segment above includes these coding regions:
- the LOC105791157 gene encoding BAHD acyltransferase DCR isoform X2, which encodes MGHNCFALTGDSGKKDEMSKVKIISTSHVKPGKMIGRKECQLVTFDLPYLAFHYNQKLLFYKCGEFEEKVEKLKDGLRVVLEEFYQLAGKLGKDEDGVFRVEYDDDMDGVEVVEATAMEIGIEELAAEDGTASFKDLIPYNGVLNLEGLNRPLLCVQVTKLKDGVAMGCAFNHAILDGTSTWHFMSSWAQICSGSNSVSVSPFLERTKVRNTRVKLDLSLPPNPVNGDANQGPQLREKLFRFSEAAIDKIKSKVNSTPPSDSSKPFSTFQSLAYHVWHHVTLARELKPQDYTVFTLFADCRKRVDPPMPESYFGNLIHAIFTVTAAGLLSANPPQFGASLVQKAIEAHNAKAIEERNKEWEAAPKIFEYKDAGVNCVAVGSSPRFKVYDVDFGWGKPEGVRSGSNNRFDGMVYLYQGKSGGRSIDVEIALEAGALEKLEKDKEFVLEV
- the LOC105791157 gene encoding BAHD acyltransferase DCR isoform X1; amino-acid sequence: MQPPTTSSSVYVSISSSISDSGKKDEMSKVKIISTSHVKPGKMIGRKECQLVTFDLPYLAFHYNQKLLFYKCGEFEEKVEKLKDGLRVVLEEFYQLAGKLGKDEDGVFRVEYDDDMDGVEVVEATAMEIGIEELAAEDGTASFKDLIPYNGVLNLEGLNRPLLCVQVTKLKDGVAMGCAFNHAILDGTSTWHFMSSWAQICSGSNSVSVSPFLERTKVRNTRVKLDLSLPPNPVNGDANQGPQLREKLFRFSEAAIDKIKSKVNSTPPSDSSKPFSTFQSLAYHVWHHVTLARELKPQDYTVFTLFADCRKRVDPPMPESYFGNLIHAIFTVTAAGLLSANPPQFGASLVQKAIEAHNAKAIEERNKEWEAAPKIFEYKDAGVNCVAVGSSPRFKVYDVDFGWGKPEGVRSGSNNRFDGMVYLYQGKSGGRSIDVEIALEAGALEKLEKDKEFVLEV